The Pseudomonas sp. KU26590 genomic sequence GGCGGCGGGGCTGATCGTCTTTCTGATCTCCGGCGCGTCGTGAACCGGCGCAGTCATGCTGTGTCGTCGACGCCGGTGCGCCATGATGACCCCGGCCTGCAACCCGAACGCACGCTGCTGGCCTGGCGCCGGACGCTGCTGACGTTGATCGGGGTATGCACTCTGTTTTTGCGCTGGATTCCGCCGTTCGGTTTGATGGCGCTGCTGCCCGTCATCCTTTCGCTGATCGCGGGCATCTTGATCCAGATCGGCCTCAACGCCCGTTACCGCAAAAGCGCCCGGGGTATGACCCAGGAGCGTATTCCGGCGCCATTGCGTGAAGTAGTGGTGCTGGGTTGCACGGTGATGGTGTTGAGTGTGGTGGGGATTGTTGCGGTGGTGTCTGGCTAACCTGGCAGGCAAGGCATACACCCGATTCGTAGGAGCCGGCTTGCTGGCGAACAGATTGTGTCAGCCGACATCTGCAGTGGCTGGCCTACCGCGTTCGCCAGCAAGCCGGCTCCTACCGATTTGCGTGGTTGATCAATAGGCGTCGTGTCAGGCGT encodes the following:
- a CDS encoding DUF202 domain-containing protein, whose product is MNRRSHAVSSTPVRHDDPGLQPERTLLAWRRTLLTLIGVCTLFLRWIPPFGLMALLPVILSLIAGILIQIGLNARYRKSARGMTQERIPAPLREVVVLGCTVMVLSVVGIVAVVSG